GTTACACGAAAGCTAAATATCTGATGGACCGAGATGTCATCCTGGTCACGATGAACTACAGACTCGGAGTGTTCGATTTCATGAGCACCGAGGATGAAGTCGTTTCTGGCAATATGGGCCTGAAAGATCAAAATTTGGCCCTCAAGTGGGTCGCCGAAAACATCCAGCACTTTGGCGGGGATCCCAAAAATATCAGCCTACTGGGAGTCAGCGCTGGCGGCAGCAGCGTTCACTACCACTATCTATCGAAGATGAGCAAGGGACTTTTTGTAAACGGAATGTCGTTCAGTGGCACTGCGCTATGGCCCTGGGCTTATGATCCGCAGCCTTTGGTCACTGCAAAAAGACTGGCTAGCATCGCTAGATGTACTGCAGAGAGTAATCTGGAAATGGTAGAGTGCTTAAGGCGAAAGCCTGAACGAGCGTTGACTAATGCTACTAGCGAGATGCTGGTGAGTGAACAGTTTCTGAACTTGACAAATcgaatgatatttttaaacgaaTAACCATTTCATTACCTTCATTAGTTCAATTTTGACTTTCTTGCGCGTACAATCTACATAACAAGATTGAAGAACACTCAAATGATCATGTAATAAGTCTCGCCCAATTAAATTAGAATTGAACAAATTTCTGTTCGAATCTTAAAAGGAGAcgcgaataattttttactttcaaCTTCTTAAGCTTGATTGATAACGCTTACGTACAATATTTCTATTTAGAGGCAAACAACATCCCGATACTTTTACTATCCATTCTTCATGCCAGTTGCCGAGAGAAACGTGGAAGACTGCTTCGTCAATCGTCCGccagaaaaaattttgaaaagtggTGACGTCTACAATGCTCCTTGGGTTACTGGTATTGTCAGTGAAGAAGGTGGTTCAACTGTATCAGgtagataataatatttcatttatttccgCCCTTCCGTTGTCAGTTTCTAACATGAAACATCTATTAGGTCTAGCCTTCAATCAGGAAGCTTTATCCTTCATCGACGAGAATTGGGAGACTCTGACGCCCTATATGCTTATGTACAACAAAACGCAACCTTTGAACCGACACTCCGATATAGCACTGACAGTCAGGAGCCGTTACATAGGGGAAAATCACAAACTCAAGAGTAACGACTCGATAACCTTGTGGGGACTCTTGGACATGAAGACGCACGAGTCATTTTCCATAGTCACGGAAAAATCCGCAAGGTTACAAGCCGCTGCCAACAAACATCCAGTTTACGCGTATTATTACAGTTACAGGGCAGCCCAAAGCCACAGCGAACTTCTCTCTAAAACCAAGTTTGATTTCGGTACGAAGAATTACGAAATTTCAAACGCCACGTgctgagaaaaaatattgatatcaaTCCATTAATTTGAAATGACGGTGTTACAGGTGTGATTCATTTGGATGACATTCTGCTGATTCTCGAGAACGATTACGTTGATCCTTCGACAACGTCTAATGACAAACAGATGTTGGATAAAATGTTGGATTTTTGGTATTCGACGATTACTACGGGGTAACTATGCGATGCTCTAATGATACCATAATAAAATGGAATCTTCAGTTATTGTTCTGGTTTTTATAATGCTATTGAATTACAGAAATCCGGATTTGTGACTCGAATGGCCGACAGGTGAAGCGGAATCGGAGAAATTCACATACATGCACATTGCTGGGCCAACAAATTCGTCTGTAACTAGTAGCGATAACtttggagaaaaaatattctgGAGGAAACTTGGGTTTTAGCTCCTAAATTTCATTTGACTCTGTATTTGATATGTCACAAACTTTGTGtagttttattttatgaaaagttgaattatatttttattcgtatgcgttaatttatattaatgaTGTATTTCATTGATtcttattaattatcttattCCTTGCAAAAAAAACCATCATCTGCTCGCAGTATCGTTTAACTCCGCGATCGCATATGCTATAATATACCATACAAATTGgatgatatatttataatgttatatgaattataagaaaaaacaTAATCTCATGCatataactttgaaaaaatttaatagtctattattgataaaaaatacgttttataataatttattcatcatAATAAGAGGAATCTCTAAGCTCGTTGAATGCTGTGTAGGAGACTTTTAAAATCTAGGCGAATAACAAAAAGACGTGATGAGTATTTCCTTAACTGTTCGTTTTCatcgaaataattataatttcaaacATTTATCTTACTCTTTTAAATGTCTCCAAGGAGAATGGAACAAAATATCCCCGGGATATTAGAATAGGCTTCGACGTGCGAAGAGATATCAATAAAATAGATCTTGTTGATTGTAAACTCAGTGTAGTCCAGTCTGATTCTAATATCGTTGTTTCCAACTCTTGGCTCTAAAACATGATGTCATAATATTTTGTGCTTTATATGCATTACTTCTTCAGATTACATATAACGACGATGCCTTACTCTTATCATCAATTCATTGCCAAACCAACAGAACAGAAACAGTTGCGTCATTACGCTACTCAGATAGAATAGCATCATGTAAAATTCTGGACTGGACGCGGAGGCATCCTTCGTCAGCTGATGAACACTCGCCGATATTGCCAGTGAACATAACATAACATGAAgtcaatttaatattttcaagtaTCGAAATAAATCATCAAAACCTACTCATAAATAAAAACGT
The sequence above is drawn from the Nasonia vitripennis strain AsymCx chromosome 4, Nvit_psr_1.1, whole genome shotgun sequence genome and encodes:
- the LOC100121454 gene encoding venom carboxylesterase-6, with protein sequence MDRDVILVTMNYRLGVFDFMSTEDEVVSGNMGLKDQNLALKWVAENIQHFGGDPKNISLLGVSAGGSSVHYHYLSKMSKGLFVNGMSFSGTALWPWAYDPQPLVTAKRLASIARCTAESNLEMVECLRRKPERALTNATSEMLRQTTSRYFYYPFFMPVAERNVEDCFVNRPPEKILKSGDVYNAPWVTGIVSEEGGSTVSGLAFNQEALSFIDENWETLTPYMLMYNKTQPLNRHSDIALTVRSRYIGENHKLKSNDSITLWGLLDMKTHESFSIVTEKSARLQAAANKHPVYAYYYSYRAAQSHSELLSKTKFDFGVIHLDDILLILENDYVDPSTTSNDKQMLDKMLDFWYSTITTGNPDL